The proteins below come from a single Mangifera indica cultivar Alphonso chromosome 16, CATAS_Mindica_2.1, whole genome shotgun sequence genomic window:
- the LOC123198591 gene encoding uncharacterized protein LOC123198591, with translation MEKLLNPYDKEFMRMAMLKHEETFKEQVHELHRLYQIQKILMKNIESSNTNGRNQELWSSKNGFTFNQLSNQQHKSSMQLDLEQQPADVHIIAGNSMPEMIDESEIELTLGPTTYGARRKKPDFSSDSGRSFSSSSTGSSHIRGNRARELLSGCELGLDTQQQPEILNQPPWLFQVLSLKMT, from the exons ATGGAGAAGCTTCTGAATCCATATGATAAAGAATTCATGAGGATGGCCATGTTGAAGCATGAAGAAACTTTCAAGGAGCAG GTACATGAACTCCATCGGCTCTATCAAATCCAGAAGATActgatgaaaaatattgaaagcaGCAACACAAATGGACGGAATCAAGAACTATGGAGCTCAAAGAATGGTTTTACTTTCAACCAGCTGAGTAATCAACAACATAAGTCAAGTATGCAGCTCGACTTGGAGCAGCAACCTGCTGATGTTCATATTATTGCCGGCAACAGCATGCCGGAGATGATAGATGAAAGTGAGATTGAGCTAACACTGGGACCAACAACTTATGGTGCTCGGAGGAAGAAACCTGACTTTTCTTCTGATTCTGGACgaagcttttcttcttcttccacggGATCCAGCCATATAAGAGGTAATAGAGCTAGAGAATTATTAAGTGGGTGCGAACTGGGGCTTGACACACAGCAGCAGCCGGAAATTCTAAACCAGCCACCATGGCTATTCCAAGTTTTAAGCCTCAAGATGACTTGA
- the LOC123199493 gene encoding metal transporter Nramp3-like, whose translation MPVREHEELLLPDDEEERAYDSRDKVVIMGIDDADLDDCASAPPFSWKKLWLFTGPGFLMSIAFLDPGNLEGDLQAGAIAGYSLLWLLMWATAMGLLIQLLAARLGVASGRHLAELCREEYPTWARMVLWIMAELALIGADIQEVIGSAIAIQILSNGVFPLWSGVLITALDCFIFLLLENYGVRKLEAVFAVLIATMALSFAWMFGDAKPSGIELLVGLLVPKLSSKTIKQAVGVVGCIIMPHNVFLHSALVQSREIDHNKKGRVQEALRYYSIESTVALVVSLIINLFVTTVFAKGFYGTELANSIGLVNAGQYLQEKYGGGFFPILYIWGIGLLAAGQSSTITGTYAGQFIMGGFLNLRLKKWLRALITRSFAIVPTMIVALVFDSSEDTLDVLNEWLNVLQSLQIPFALIPLLCLVSKEHIMGIFKIGPILQIVSWLVATLVIVINGYLLVDFFSSEVNSVAFATVVCAFTGAYVAFIIYLVSRGILFCSWRSQSKQMQGIE comes from the exons ATGCCTGTGCGAGAACACGAAGAACTGCTGTTACcggatgatgaagaagaaagagctTATGATTCCAGAGATAAGGTAGTGATAATGGGGATCGACGACGCAGACCTTGACGACTGTGCGAGTGCGCCGCCGTTTTCGTGGAAGAAGCTTTGGCTTTTCACTGGTCCCGGCTTTTTGATGAGCATCGCTTTTCTCGATCCTGGGAACTTAGAGGGAGATCTCCAGGCCGGCGCGATTGCTGGCTACTCACTCTTGTGGCTGCTCATGTGGGCCACTGCCATGGGCTTATTGATTCAGTTACTGGCGGCCCGGCTCGGCGTGGCCTCCGGAAGACACTTGGCTGAGCTCTGTCGTGAGGAGTACCCCACGTGGGCTCGGATGGTGCTGTGGATCATGGCTGAGTTGGCACTTATTGGTGCGGATATTCAGGAGGTCATTGGGAGTGCGATTGCGATTCAGATATTAAGTAACGGGGTTTTCCCTCTCTGGTCGGGGGTTCTTATCACTGCTCTTGATTG TTTCATATTTCTGCTCCTTGAGAACTACGGTGTGAGAAAATTGGAAGCTGTTTTTGCTGTTCTCATTGCAACAATGGCTCTCTCTTTTGCTTGGATGTTTGGTGATGCAAAGCCTAGCGGCATCGAGCTTCTTGTTG GCCTTTTGGTTCCTAAGCTTAGTTCTAAAACGATAAAGCAGGCTGTGGGAGTTGTGGGTTGCATTATCATGCCTCACAATGTTTTCTTGCACTCTGCTCTCGTACAGTCAAGAGAGATCGATCACAACAAGAAAGGACGGGTTCAAGAAGCACTCAGATACTATTCTATTGAGTCTACTGTTGCCCTTGTAGTTTCCCTCATTATCAATCTATTTGTTACGACTGTTTTTGCTAAGGGTTTTTATGGTACAGAGCTGGCCAATAGTATTGGCCTTGTAAATGCAGGGCAATACCTTCAAGAGAAGTATGGAGGTGGATTTTTCCCAATTTTATACATCTGGGGTATTGGGTTATTAGCAGCTGGACAGAGTAGCACTATTACCGGTACTTACGCGGGGCAGTTTATCATGGGAGGTTTTCTGAACTTGAGGTTGAAAAAATGGCTGAGGGCATTAATAACACGAAGCTTTGCAATTGTCCCAACCATGATTGTTGCTCTTGTTTTTGATAGCAGTGAAGACACTTTGGATGTACTAAATGAATGGTTGAATGTGCTACAGTCACTTCAAATCCCTTTTGCTCTTATCCCACTTTTGTGTTTGGTATCAAAGGAGCATATCATGGGGATTTTCAAAATCGGCCCCATTCTTCAG ATTGTGTCATGGCTTGTGGCTACCCTGGTGATAGTGATCAATGGTTATCTTTTGGTGGACTTTTTCTCCTCTGAAGTGAATAGTGTGGCCTTTGCTACGGTAGTATGTGCTTTTACCGGTGCATATGTGGCTTTTATAATTTACCTTGTTTCCCGGGGCATTTTATTCTGTAGTTGGCGTTCTCAATCCAAGCAGATGCAGggaattgaataa